One Thermoanaerobaculia bacterium genomic window, CGACCGTACTCTCCTGGTCATCCGGCGCGGCACGGTGCCCGCGTCGGAGAAGCGGCTGAGCGCCGAGGTCGCGATCCCCGCGCAGGGCTGAATTGCCCGGCTTCGCCGCGCACCCTCTCCGCCCTCTCGCGAACCTGCGGCTCCCGCCGTCCGTGGCGTCGCTGCCTCCCGCGCCGCGGGGGTTCTTCCTCGCTCCGACGGAATCCGTCGCGCGCCGCCTGCTCGGCGCCTGGTTCGTCCGCCCGTGGCGGGGGAGGACCTACGGCGCGCGGATCGTCGAAGTCGAAGCGTACCTGGGAACGACGGACGCGGCCGCGCACTCCTTCGGCGGCCGGCGGACGGCTCGCGTCGAGCCGATGTACGGGCCGGGGGGGCTGCTCTACGTCTTCGCCGTGTACGGCATGCATTACTGCGCCAACGTCGTGACGCGGGAGGAGGGCGTTCCCCACGCGGTGCTGATCCGCGGCGCGGAGCATCCCGGGGTTCCCGCGTCCACGCTCTCGGGCCCGGCGAGGTTCTGCCGCGCTCTCGGGATCGTGCGGGGGGATTCGGGGCGCGACTTCGCCGCGGGCTCGGGGTGGGAAATCCGGCCCGACCCGGTTTCACGGCGCGCCGTCGTCGCATCCCCGAGGATCGGCGTCGATTACGCGGGAGAAGCCGCCGGATGGCGGCTGCGCTTCTCGATCAGCGGTAATCCGGCGGTATCGCGGCCGCCGGCTCGGCCCTCTTCCACTCGATCACGCCGTCCCGCAGGAGACGCCGGAAGACGAGCAGCACCTCGACCTCGCGGATCGGCGAAATCTTGACGATCGACTTCACGTCCCAGTTGCCGTTGATCCGGGACAGGACGAATCCTTCGTTCGGGGTGAAGTTGAAGCTCGTCAGACGGTCGAGCGGCACCTTGAGGACCGGAATCCGATGGAGCTCGACGCCGTCGGCCGCGAGCCGGGCGCGAAGGCGCTCCTCCGCGATGCGCATCGCCTCCCGCGGCCGGGCGTCGGCCGGGTCCACTTCGCACGCGGTCTGGAAGAGCTTCCAGGCGCCTTCGGGGTCGCCCTCGAACGTCTCGCGCCCCCGCTTGAGCAGCTGATCGACTTCCCCGGAGCGATCCCGGGGCGCGACGGGGACGTCGACGCCGATCGACCGCTGGTGCACCGCCATCGTCCCGTCCCGGACGCCGCCGTACACCATCTTCGCGACCACGAACTCGGAGTTGTGGGTCTGCACCGCGATCTCCTCGATCGAACGCTGGCCGTTGAGATACGGGACGACGAGCTTCTGCTGGTCCGAGAGGCGGTCGAAGGCGAGCGGCCGGACGATCCGCGGCACGACCCTCATGTCGGGCAGCGTTTCGCGGATCCGTTTCCACTCGTCGTACCGGCGCAGCCCCTCCAGGATGATCCCCGTCACGTCGAGCGACAGCGGCACCATCTTCTGATCGGGGAGCTCGTTGTCGAGGAATTCGAAGTCGCCCTCTTCCCAGAGGAACACGTCGTAGATCGATTCCTCCGCCTTCTTGCGCATGAGGCGAAGGAGGTCGTCCTCGGAGATCGCGTTGATCATCACCAGGATCTTCCCGAGGAGGATCGACGATTCCTCCTGAACCTCCATGGCCATCTTGAGCTCGTCCTCGGTGATGTAGCCGTGCGCGACGAGGAAGTGGCCGAGGTAT contains:
- a CDS encoding DUF4388 domain-containing protein produces the protein MGITGNLRTMALSELLQWLSLGGKNGTLLVEGHGIEKRIFFQSGRIASSSSSDQREYLGHFLVAHGYITEDELKMAMEVQEESSILLGKILVMINAISEDDLLRLMRKKAEESIYDVFLWEEGDFEFLDNELPDQKMVPLSLDVTGIILEGLRRYDEWKRIRETLPDMRVVPRIVRPLAFDRLSDQQKLVVPYLNGQRSIEEIAVQTHNSEFVVAKMVYGGVRDGTMAVHQRSIGVDVPVAPRDRSGEVDQLLKRGRETFEGDPEGAWKLFQTACEVDPADARPREAMRIAEERLRARLAADGVELHRIPVLKVPLDRLTSFNFTPNEGFVLSRINGNWDVKSIVKISPIREVEVLLVFRRLLRDGVIEWKRAEPAAAIPPDYR